The Hyphococcus flavus genome contains a region encoding:
- the pyrH gene encoding UMP kinase, with amino-acid sequence MPQLSSNKKFGPLKYRRILLKISGEALMGGGQYGIDNETCQRIASEVKDAKELGAEISLVIGGGNIFRGVSPAAQGMERASADYMGMLATVMNALAMQNALESMGLFTRVLSAIEMTAICEPYIRRRALRHMEKGRIVIFAAGTGNPFFTTDTAAALRAAEMGCDALLKGTQVDGVYSDDPKTNPEAERFDHLSYHEVLMRDLKVMDQAAISLTRESNIPIVVFPIGERGGVVGALTGKGPATVISDNKP; translated from the coding sequence ATGCCCCAGCTTTCGTCAAATAAAAAATTCGGGCCGTTAAAATACAGACGCATTCTCCTCAAAATAAGTGGCGAAGCGCTGATGGGCGGCGGTCAATACGGCATCGACAACGAGACGTGCCAGCGGATCGCGAGTGAAGTGAAAGACGCAAAAGAACTAGGGGCAGAGATTTCTCTCGTGATAGGAGGGGGGAATATCTTCCGTGGCGTGTCGCCGGCGGCTCAAGGCATGGAAAGGGCAAGCGCTGACTATATGGGCATGCTTGCGACCGTGATGAACGCGCTCGCTATGCAGAATGCGCTTGAGAGTATGGGGCTTTTCACACGCGTTCTTTCGGCCATAGAAATGACTGCGATTTGCGAACCTTATATTCGTCGTCGCGCGCTTCGGCACATGGAAAAGGGTCGCATCGTTATTTTTGCGGCTGGAACAGGCAATCCGTTCTTCACAACTGACACCGCCGCAGCTTTGCGTGCAGCTGAGATGGGCTGTGACGCTCTTCTAAAAGGGACGCAAGTTGACGGCGTCTACTCCGACGATCCTAAAACCAATCCTGAGGCTGAGCGTTTTGACCACCTCAGCTACCATGAAGTCTTGATGCGCGATCTCAAGGTTATGGATCAGGCTGCTATCTCACTAACACGCGAAAGCAATATTCCAATCGTCGTTTTTCCGATTGGCGAGCGCGGCGGCGTGGTGGGCGCATTGACAGGCAAAGGCCCCGCAACAGTTATAAGTGACAACAAGCCATAA
- the frr gene encoding ribosome recycling factor, producing the protein MSDLDIKDLRKRMDGAIASLKTEFSGLRTGRATANLVEPIDVDAYGSKMPMNQVGTVSVPEPRMITISVWDKGLVGAVEKAIREAGLGINPVVDGQSVRVPIPPLTEERRAELAKVAAKYAEQAKVAIRNVRREGMEAVKKADGGEDEQKKLSEDVQKLTDEYVKKVDEALSVKEGEIMQV; encoded by the coding sequence ATGAGCGATCTGGACATAAAAGACCTTCGCAAGCGTATGGATGGCGCTATCGCTTCGCTCAAAACTGAATTTTCAGGTCTGCGCACCGGCCGCGCCACCGCCAATCTTGTTGAGCCCATTGACGTGGACGCATACGGTTCGAAAATGCCTATGAACCAGGTTGGAACAGTCAGTGTTCCTGAGCCTCGCATGATTACAATCAGTGTCTGGGATAAGGGGCTCGTGGGCGCAGTAGAGAAGGCCATCAGGGAGGCAGGTCTCGGAATAAATCCGGTTGTAGATGGACAGAGTGTGCGCGTACCAATTCCTCCTCTGACAGAAGAACGTCGCGCAGAGCTTGCCAAGGTAGCGGCAAAATATGCTGAGCAGGCGAAAGTCGCTATCCGGAATGTCCGCCGCGAAGGCATGGAAGCCGTAAAAAAGGCTGACGGCGGTGAAGACGAACAAAAAAAGCTGTCCGAAGATGTTCAGAAGCTAACCGATGAATACGTAAAGAAAGTTGATGAGGCGCTCTCCGTCAAGGAGGGCGAGATAATGCAGGTATAA
- a CDS encoding isoprenyl transferase, producing the protein MTASPVKDTTSSPSHGDVLAPKHVAIIMDGNGRWAKARGLSRSDGHREGVKAARRAVEAARDLRLKYLTLYSFSTENWRRPAGEVRDLMGLLRQFIGDDLPRLKGEGVRVCIIGDRDNLSPDLKALVRKAESETKDNNQFVLQIAFNYGGRDELARATKAIVGAVKSGALNTSDINEGTIDRFIDTQGVPDPDLVIRTSGEKRVSNFLLWQAAYSEYLFLDVLWPDFTAEVFESAIHEYCNRERRYGGVSNATS; encoded by the coding sequence ATGACTGCTTCGCCTGTGAAAGATACAACATCGTCACCCTCTCATGGTGATGTGCTAGCGCCAAAGCATGTTGCAATCATCATGGATGGCAATGGACGCTGGGCAAAGGCTAGGGGACTGTCACGCAGTGATGGCCATAGAGAGGGCGTAAAAGCAGCACGACGCGCCGTTGAAGCGGCGCGCGACCTAAGATTAAAATATTTGACGCTCTATTCTTTTTCCACTGAGAATTGGCGTCGGCCCGCTGGCGAAGTGCGTGATCTGATGGGGTTGTTACGTCAGTTTATTGGCGATGATCTTCCCAGGCTTAAGGGGGAAGGTGTCAGGGTCTGTATTATTGGTGATCGGGATAATTTGTCGCCTGATCTAAAGGCGCTAGTTCGAAAAGCAGAAAGCGAAACTAAGGATAATAATCAATTCGTTCTGCAGATCGCATTCAATTATGGCGGGCGTGACGAGTTGGCCAGGGCGACCAAAGCTATTGTCGGGGCTGTAAAATCCGGCGCACTCAATACTTCAGATATAAACGAAGGTACGATTGATAGATTCATTGACACCCAAGGCGTGCCGGACCCTGACCTTGTAATTAGAACGAGTGGAGAAAAGCGGGTTTCTAATTTTTTGCTGTGGCAAGCCGCATATTCCGAATACCTTTTTCTGGATGTTCTGTGGCCGGATTTTACAGCGGAAGTGTTTGAAAGCGCCATTCATGAATATTGCAACCGTGAGCGCCGTTATGGCGGCGTCAGTAACGCAACAAGTTAA
- a CDS encoding phosphatidate cytidylyltransferase, whose protein sequence is MTFSSHRVGSFPPAASRALFKRIASAAVLMPIVVFCVYAGGAYFSAMIAFASIVMIFEWSRMVERRSLSSGFYVLAVGACAVMYFAAAGSYLVALCICLSSGLGAAILSKRLIGVGVWMGGAAIYIVAPCIALLWLRLDVQGGKELTFLLYAVVWAADTGAFFFGKFIGGPKISHALSPSKTWAGIGGGVLGGSLIGALSAWYFLGLSSILAFFIIGGGLGAASVLGDLVESGFKRNFGLKDISGFIPGHGGALDRLDGMIFATSAMTCGLLVYMMFEKVQG, encoded by the coding sequence GTGACGTTCTCAAGTCATAGAGTAGGTTCGTTTCCTCCTGCAGCATCGAGAGCGCTCTTTAAACGAATTGCATCTGCGGCCGTTCTCATGCCAATCGTTGTTTTCTGCGTGTATGCAGGTGGCGCATATTTTTCGGCTATGATCGCATTCGCAAGTATCGTCATGATTTTCGAATGGTCGCGCATGGTTGAACGCCGTTCTTTATCATCTGGTTTTTACGTACTTGCAGTTGGTGCGTGCGCAGTCATGTATTTCGCCGCTGCAGGAAGTTACTTGGTTGCTTTGTGCATATGCCTATCTAGCGGACTTGGAGCCGCAATATTGTCTAAGCGTTTGATAGGAGTGGGTGTGTGGATGGGGGGCGCAGCGATCTACATCGTTGCTCCATGCATTGCTTTGCTCTGGTTACGACTAGATGTGCAGGGTGGGAAAGAACTCACTTTTCTGCTATATGCTGTCGTCTGGGCTGCCGATACTGGAGCTTTTTTTTTCGGTAAGTTCATTGGCGGTCCTAAAATCAGCCACGCTTTATCGCCTTCAAAAACCTGGGCGGGGATTGGAGGAGGCGTGCTTGGCGGTAGCCTGATCGGTGCGCTTTCTGCCTGGTATTTTCTAGGTTTGAGCTCAATTCTAGCGTTTTTCATTATTGGGGGAGGGTTAGGCGCTGCCTCGGTTTTGGGCGACCTTGTGGAATCCGGCTTCAAGCGCAATTTCGGCCTCAAGGACATTTCGGGGTTTATTCCCGGTCATGGCGGAGCCTTGGACAGGCTGGACGGCATGATTTTCGCCACTTCAGCGATGACGTGTGGGCTTCTTGTCTATATGATGTTTGAAAAGGTTCAGGGGTGA
- a CDS encoding 1-deoxy-D-xylulose-5-phosphate reductoisomerase, giving the protein MGKTKAAGSTGMRKIAILGSTGSIGESTLSVLEHAEGLGEANFNVVALTANKNVKRLAEQARQFKPEFIAVADETLANDLKSAVSDLDIETGAGAAAVEEAASRDTDWVMAAIVGAAGLKPTLKAAERGADIALANKECLVCAGEVVMAVIKKAGGALLPVDSEHNAIFQVFDFNQPERVSRLILTASGGPFRTWPLEEMAQATPAQAVAHPNWSMGAKISVDSATMMNKGLELIEAAHIFPVEHEKIEILVHPQSVIHSMVEYVDGSVLAQLGTPDMRTPIATTLAWPDRTPSPSPRLDLAEVAKLTFEPPDIKRFPALRLTREAINAGGIMPAALNAANEVAVASFLERKIKFLDIAAITEQVLDRTGRQNGPASLSTLEEVIDADTQGRRMAEEFVAAKAAA; this is encoded by the coding sequence ATGGGGAAGACAAAAGCAGCCGGCAGCACCGGCATGCGCAAAATAGCCATTTTGGGTTCTACGGGGTCGATCGGCGAGTCGACTTTAAGTGTGCTCGAGCACGCTGAAGGACTTGGCGAAGCTAACTTTAATGTTGTTGCGCTGACGGCCAACAAGAATGTCAAGAGACTGGCCGAGCAAGCACGACAATTCAAACCGGAGTTTATCGCGGTTGCGGATGAAACACTTGCGAATGACCTAAAATCCGCCGTGAGTGATCTTGATATTGAAACTGGCGCTGGCGCTGCTGCTGTCGAAGAGGCGGCTAGTCGCGATACTGATTGGGTTATGGCGGCGATAGTCGGCGCTGCGGGATTGAAACCCACGCTAAAAGCTGCGGAGCGTGGCGCCGATATCGCCCTTGCCAACAAGGAATGCCTTGTTTGTGCTGGTGAGGTTGTCATGGCCGTTATTAAAAAAGCGGGCGGGGCTTTGTTACCAGTAGACAGTGAACACAACGCCATTTTTCAGGTGTTTGATTTTAATCAACCGGAACGGGTTTCACGGCTAATTTTGACCGCCTCCGGTGGCCCTTTTCGGACTTGGCCGCTAGAAGAAATGGCGCAAGCAACGCCGGCGCAAGCGGTTGCACACCCTAATTGGTCGATGGGAGCCAAGATATCGGTCGATTCCGCAACGATGATGAACAAGGGATTGGAGCTGATTGAAGCTGCTCATATTTTCCCTGTGGAACATGAAAAAATTGAGATCCTGGTACACCCACAATCGGTGATACACTCTATGGTAGAATATGTAGATGGGTCAGTGTTGGCGCAGCTTGGCACGCCTGATATGCGCACCCCTATAGCCACCACTCTCGCCTGGCCTGATAGAACGCCGAGCCCAAGCCCTAGACTAGACTTAGCAGAAGTTGCCAAATTAACTTTTGAACCTCCTGATATTAAAAGGTTTCCAGCACTCAGGCTTACACGTGAGGCTATCAATGCAGGCGGCATAATGCCTGCCGCTCTGAATGCCGCCAATGAGGTCGCTGTCGCATCATTTCTTGAGCGCAAAATTAAATTTCTTGATATTGCTGCAATTACCGAGCAGGTACTTGATCGCACTGGGCGGCAAAATGGCCCGGCGAGCCTTTCAACGTTGGAAGAGGTTATCGACGCTGATACGCAGGGGCGCAGGATGGCGGAGGAATTCGTCGCCGCGAAAGCGGCAGCTTAA
- a CDS encoding M50 family metallopeptidase yields MLPAENLLEALIILPVSIIAFLILLMIIVFFHEYGHFSVARMLGVRVDVFSIGFGKPLLRWVDKKGTEWRISMLPLGGFVKFFGDLNAASQVPSKTESKPASTQFPAPGEKEVLAESMTEAERKVCFHFKPVWRRAAIVAAGPIANFILAVVIFAGLYMTLGQRIVEPVVGGVTENSPAAEAGFNPGDRILVINGKNIDSFDDVVDSVLVSGGSELRVEVDRNGQNIFLTVSPRRIEDVDRFGNKIERWQLGIAGPGADQISFKQYSPLEAVAAGFDELRRILTLTVQYLGRIIMGQENAKQLGGPIKMAQYAGQSVMSGFDDATYREPPVLGLKVRASLINFVFLAAVVSVSIGFLNLLPIPVLDGGHLMYYAYETIAGKPLGERAQAIGFRLGFVLLASLMIFVTWNDINNLLSSFS; encoded by the coding sequence ATGTTGCCTGCTGAGAACCTGCTCGAGGCCCTGATAATTTTGCCGGTTTCGATCATCGCATTTCTGATATTGCTGATGATCATCGTGTTTTTTCACGAGTACGGACATTTCTCGGTAGCCCGAATGCTGGGCGTACGCGTTGACGTTTTTTCAATCGGTTTTGGCAAACCCCTGCTCCGCTGGGTGGACAAAAAAGGTACCGAGTGGCGAATTTCCATGTTGCCCTTGGGCGGGTTCGTAAAATTTTTCGGTGATTTAAACGCCGCTTCTCAAGTTCCGTCGAAAACAGAAAGCAAGCCTGCGTCAACACAGTTTCCGGCGCCAGGTGAGAAAGAAGTGCTAGCGGAAAGTATGACCGAAGCGGAACGAAAGGTCTGCTTCCATTTCAAGCCGGTCTGGCGACGTGCAGCAATCGTGGCTGCCGGCCCTATTGCGAACTTCATTCTGGCGGTTGTCATTTTCGCAGGCCTCTACATGACCCTCGGTCAGAGAATTGTTGAGCCTGTTGTTGGCGGCGTGACAGAAAATAGCCCTGCTGCAGAAGCCGGCTTTAACCCAGGAGACAGAATTCTCGTCATCAACGGCAAAAATATTGATTCGTTTGATGACGTCGTTGATTCGGTTTTGGTCAGCGGCGGCTCGGAATTGCGCGTCGAAGTCGATCGTAATGGTCAAAATATATTTCTCACTGTGTCGCCGCGCCGAATCGAGGATGTGGACAGGTTTGGCAATAAGATAGAGCGCTGGCAGCTCGGAATAGCCGGGCCGGGCGCAGATCAAATCAGCTTCAAACAGTACAGTCCGCTCGAGGCTGTGGCCGCGGGTTTCGATGAACTAAGACGTATTTTGACGCTGACTGTACAGTATCTGGGCCGAATCATTATGGGCCAGGAAAACGCCAAGCAACTCGGCGGGCCAATCAAAATGGCTCAGTATGCCGGGCAATCGGTCATGTCCGGCTTTGATGATGCAACCTATCGCGAACCGCCTGTTCTTGGCCTTAAAGTGAGGGCGAGCCTAATCAATTTCGTATTTCTCGCCGCGGTTGTATCTGTTTCCATTGGTTTCTTGAATCTATTGCCAATTCCGGTTCTCGACGGCGGCCATCTGATGTATTACGCATACGAGACTATCGCAGGCAAACCGTTGGGAGAGCGGGCGCAGGCGATTGGATTTCGGTTGGGCTTCGTACTTCTTGCGTCGCTCATGATTTTTGTGACCTGGAACGACATCAACAATCTGCTTTCATCATTCAGCTAA
- the bamA gene encoding outer membrane protein assembly factor BamA, giving the protein MSLYKSGGGVIRIFVVLLTAAVLVAGNAIAQTPQSPEEVRAQQAQAGAAIAETLFQTEPAPIIQGIAVRGNQRIEPETVASYLPVQAGMPADEELLDVSLKTLFRTGLFSDVKLEMQPGDILLIEVVENPIVNRVLFEGNRRIKDEKISEEIELAPRGIYTRAKVQSDVQAIIEQYRAKGRFAATVTPKVTPLEQNRIDVIFEIAEGPKTGIAKVNFIGNDIFTDNELRGVILTKESRWWRFFTNYDNYDPDRLEYERELLRQHYGQNGYADFSVVSSVAELTPDRKDFFVTFTVDEGPQYTVGEVRVKTTLAKLDGDALVNYVPLRAGQVFDSEKIEKAVEALTFATGSVGYAFVDVNPRLIRHAESNTIDITFEVNEGPRVYVERINIKGNTRTLDKVIRREIRLAEGDAFNRVLVDRSKARIRSLGYFKEVEIEERPGSAPDRTELDVSVEEQSTGSFSVGVGVSSTENFILDLSVEERNLMGRGQFLRFRIQASSRTRQVDLRFTQPYFLDRNLAAGGSIFNQRTDFRESGFIRNRIGFGLNAGFQVSEYARGGINYLLTRDSVTIDSPSFQDIGINDDPASILLPGLVLNEDYQTAEGTDTDGNEVLRVSSSVCNFLAQSLTPTCESRGDFLTSLVGFSLNLDTRNDPITPTRGWRAGATVSVAGLGGDVNYYQTELNGAYYKPLFAGFVGALKGRAGYIDGYAGDDVRLSDRFFEGASTFRGFEVAGVGPRYLTRFDANRGQPVGQSIGAKAYAIGSAEILLPLPLPDEYGIRAALFSDFGTVGLVDDSTKSLNSNMDFFVDSDGDSIPDLAPIQDDLSLRVSAGVTVSWDSPFGPVRFDFAEVLIKEEYDETEGFRFSAGTSF; this is encoded by the coding sequence ATGAGTTTGTATAAGTCGGGGGGCGGCGTGATACGCATCTTTGTGGTTTTACTGACAGCAGCGGTGTTAGTGGCGGGCAACGCCATAGCGCAGACGCCGCAATCCCCGGAAGAGGTAAGAGCGCAGCAAGCGCAAGCGGGCGCCGCCATTGCGGAAACATTGTTCCAAACCGAACCGGCTCCAATAATTCAGGGGATCGCCGTTCGCGGCAATCAGCGAATAGAACCTGAGACTGTTGCGTCATACCTGCCAGTACAAGCCGGGATGCCTGCAGATGAAGAGTTACTCGACGTTTCTCTTAAAACTTTGTTTCGAACCGGATTGTTTTCCGACGTTAAGCTTGAGATGCAACCGGGCGACATCCTGCTAATTGAAGTCGTCGAGAACCCGATTGTAAACCGGGTGCTGTTCGAAGGTAATAGGCGCATTAAAGATGAAAAAATCAGTGAAGAAATCGAACTGGCGCCACGGGGAATATATACGCGCGCCAAAGTGCAGTCCGACGTTCAGGCCATTATCGAACAATACAGGGCAAAGGGACGTTTTGCGGCAACTGTAACACCGAAAGTTACGCCGCTTGAGCAAAACCGGATTGATGTGATTTTTGAGATCGCCGAAGGACCGAAAACCGGCATCGCCAAGGTCAATTTTATCGGCAACGACATCTTCACGGATAATGAGCTTCGTGGCGTGATTTTGACCAAGGAGAGTCGTTGGTGGCGGTTTTTTACCAACTACGACAATTATGACCCTGACCGGCTTGAGTATGAGCGCGAATTGCTCCGCCAGCACTATGGCCAAAATGGTTACGCAGATTTTTCTGTTGTTTCATCGGTCGCCGAGCTGACACCCGATCGCAAGGACTTTTTTGTTACATTTACGGTAGATGAAGGACCGCAATACACGGTCGGTGAAGTCCGTGTTAAAACCACGCTGGCGAAGTTAGATGGAGATGCTCTTGTCAATTACGTGCCGTTGAGAGCAGGGCAGGTTTTTGACTCTGAGAAGATTGAAAAAGCTGTTGAAGCACTAACCTTTGCGACTGGATCCGTCGGTTATGCTTTTGTTGATGTTAATCCACGCCTGATCCGTCATGCCGAATCAAACACTATTGATATTACTTTCGAGGTGAATGAAGGTCCGCGCGTCTATGTGGAGCGAATTAATATCAAGGGTAATACGCGCACCCTCGATAAGGTGATCCGCAGGGAGATCCGCCTTGCGGAAGGCGATGCCTTTAATCGCGTTTTGGTCGATCGCTCAAAGGCGCGCATCAGATCACTCGGGTACTTCAAGGAAGTTGAGATTGAAGAGAGACCCGGATCAGCACCTGACCGGACTGAGCTTGATGTAAGCGTCGAAGAACAGTCGACGGGTTCATTCAGTGTCGGGGTTGGTGTTTCCTCCACCGAAAATTTCATTCTTGATTTGTCCGTCGAAGAGCGAAACCTGATGGGGCGGGGACAGTTTTTACGTTTCCGTATTCAAGCGAGTTCAAGAACCAGGCAAGTCGATCTTCGTTTCACGCAACCTTATTTTCTCGATCGGAACCTAGCGGCCGGCGGATCAATATTCAATCAGCGTACTGACTTTAGGGAGTCTGGATTCATACGAAACCGGATCGGCTTTGGTCTCAATGCTGGTTTTCAGGTCTCCGAATACGCACGGGGTGGAATCAATTACCTGTTAACACGCGATAGCGTAACGATTGACAGTCCTTCATTTCAGGATATTGGAATAAATGACGATCCGGCTTCGATCCTGTTGCCTGGGCTAGTGTTGAATGAAGATTATCAAACTGCAGAAGGTACAGATACTGACGGCAATGAAGTTTTAAGGGTTTCATCAAGCGTTTGTAATTTTCTGGCTCAATCATTGACGCCAACTTGTGAATCAAGAGGCGATTTCCTTACATCACTGGTTGGGTTTAGTTTGAATTTAGATACACGCAATGACCCCATTACGCCAACACGTGGATGGCGTGCAGGCGCCACGGTGAGCGTTGCCGGGTTAGGCGGAGATGTAAATTACTATCAAACAGAACTTAATGGCGCATACTACAAACCACTTTTTGCTGGTTTTGTTGGCGCTTTGAAAGGACGAGCAGGGTATATCGATGGTTACGCCGGCGATGATGTTCGCTTGTCTGATCGCTTTTTTGAAGGTGCATCCACATTCCGAGGCTTTGAGGTTGCAGGGGTAGGACCACGGTATTTAACGCGATTTGATGCGAATAGAGGCCAACCGGTTGGGCAGTCTATTGGCGCCAAAGCATACGCAATTGGTAGCGCAGAAATTCTACTGCCGCTTCCACTACCAGACGAATACGGCATTCGAGCAGCCCTGTTTAGTGACTTCGGCACTGTTGGCCTAGTTGATGATTCGACTAAGTCATTGAATTCTAATATGGATTTCTTTGTGGATTCAGATGGGGACTCAATTCCGGATCTGGCGCCAATTCAGGATGATTTATCGCTTCGCGTTTCCGCTGGTGTTACGGTGAGCTGGGATTCACCTTTCGGTCCTGTAAGGTTTGATTTTGCTGAGGTTTTGATCAAAGAAGAGTATGACGAAACCGAAGGATTCCGGTTTAGCGCGGGGACGAGCTTTTAA
- a CDS encoding OmpH family outer membrane protein has product MKKQIIALSGAIAIAAVGFTGGAIINNAEAQSADRPPVILVVDRGQLISQSKAGKTIPEQAQKVKSSVEKELEAEAGKLKEEIDSFQKNSSLMSDEVRQKTQQDLAARSQYGLPQRVQIMEQAFSGVVQQAQAKILVESQPILKEIVERRGATVLLDRASVMYAAPETDVTQEVISALDKEFPSVELQKISLAEIEKQIKEAQEAQAKARSQNN; this is encoded by the coding sequence ATGAAAAAGCAGATTATTGCCTTGTCAGGCGCTATCGCTATTGCTGCGGTTGGTTTTACTGGCGGAGCAATCATAAACAACGCAGAAGCACAAAGTGCTGATAGGCCGCCAGTAATTCTGGTGGTAGATCGTGGACAACTTATATCGCAATCGAAAGCAGGGAAAACAATCCCGGAACAGGCGCAGAAAGTTAAATCCAGCGTCGAGAAAGAGCTTGAAGCCGAAGCCGGCAAGCTCAAGGAAGAAATTGATAGTTTCCAGAAAAACTCATCATTAATGTCCGATGAAGTTCGGCAAAAGACACAACAGGACCTTGCTGCTCGATCACAGTATGGACTTCCGCAGCGCGTGCAAATTATGGAACAGGCTTTTTCAGGAGTGGTACAGCAAGCTCAAGCGAAGATATTAGTTGAGAGCCAACCGATCCTGAAGGAGATCGTGGAACGCCGCGGTGCCACAGTGCTGTTGGATCGCGCATCGGTCATGTACGCGGCTCCAGAGACGGATGTCACACAAGAAGTGATCTCCGCTCTTGATAAAGAGTTTCCTTCAGTTGAATTGCAGAAGATTTCATTGGCGGAAATCGAAAAGCAGATCAAAGAAGCGCAAGAAGCTCAGGCTAAGGCGCGAAGCCAAAATAACTAA
- the lpxD gene encoding UDP-3-O-(3-hydroxymyristoyl)glucosamine N-acyltransferase, producing the protein MPMPDTRFYNLLSPITVGDLINLTKAELLVGDPERVLKKVSSCEEPTTPDDVIFCETAVHVQALKKLSFGLCFTRDKLAQDISNNGPIAIVPSPKAAFAKAADRLHASRTEFNRAESFSGDKLIDKTSVIADTAEIGEGVIIGPQVFVGPGVVIGNQCVIEASCSITHSIIGEYVHICSGARIGQAGFGFVKTDAGLLRVPQLGRVLIADNVEVGANTTIDRGALGDTMIGARSKIDNLVQIGHNVHIGHDCVIAALSGVSGSSIIGDGVFMGGQVGVADHINIGSGVQLAARSGVMRDVPAGEQWGGSPAKPIKEWFREISMLSRLTKKRNG; encoded by the coding sequence ATGCCCATGCCAGATACTAGGTTCTATAATCTGCTTTCTCCTATAACGGTCGGAGATCTAATCAATCTGACCAAAGCGGAGCTACTTGTAGGCGATCCGGAAAGAGTTCTCAAAAAAGTCTCTTCCTGTGAAGAGCCAACAACCCCAGATGACGTTATTTTTTGCGAAACTGCGGTACATGTTCAGGCGCTAAAAAAACTTTCATTCGGCTTGTGCTTTACCAGAGATAAGTTAGCACAAGATATATCAAATAACGGACCAATTGCCATTGTACCTTCGCCTAAAGCCGCATTTGCAAAAGCTGCCGACAGACTTCACGCTTCACGTACCGAATTTAATCGCGCAGAGAGCTTTTCCGGCGATAAGCTGATCGATAAAACGTCTGTCATTGCTGATACCGCAGAAATTGGCGAAGGCGTAATAATCGGTCCACAAGTATTTGTAGGGCCAGGCGTCGTAATTGGTAATCAATGCGTCATTGAGGCTTCCTGCAGCATCACCCATTCGATAATTGGGGAGTATGTGCATATCTGTTCTGGCGCCCGTATCGGCCAGGCCGGCTTTGGTTTTGTTAAAACCGACGCAGGCCTACTAAGGGTGCCGCAGCTAGGGCGCGTTCTAATTGCAGATAATGTAGAGGTCGGCGCCAATACTACGATTGATAGAGGCGCGTTAGGAGACACAATGATCGGAGCCAGATCGAAGATCGACAATCTGGTTCAAATCGGCCACAACGTTCATATCGGTCATGACTGTGTTATAGCCGCGCTTTCAGGAGTTTCTGGCAGCAGCATTATTGGTGATGGCGTGTTCATGGGTGGTCAGGTCGGCGTTGCTGATCACATTAATATCGGGTCTGGTGTTCAACTTGCTGCCCGGTCTGGCGTGATGCGCGATGTCCCGGCTGGTGAACAGTGGGGCGGGAGCCCCGCAAAACCCATTAAAGAGTGGTTTCGAGAAATATCAATGCTTTCGCGCTTAACAAAAAAAAGGAATGGGTAA
- the fabZ gene encoding 3-hydroxyacyl-ACP dehydratase FabZ → MSTIEPGKSVLEVDELMQLLPHRYPIMLVDRLVDIKPGEGAVGLKNVSYSDQIFQGHFPQKPVMPGVLIIEAMAQSAAAYVAYTEGLDVEGKVVLFMGVDKARFRKPVIPGDQLRIAVRTSQRRPPVWKFEGVATVDGKRVAEANYSAMLAQAI, encoded by the coding sequence ATGTCTACTATTGAACCTGGAAAAAGCGTCTTGGAAGTAGACGAATTAATGCAGCTACTGCCGCATCGTTATCCGATTATGCTTGTCGATCGCCTCGTTGATATCAAGCCGGGGGAAGGCGCCGTTGGATTGAAAAATGTATCCTATAGTGACCAGATTTTTCAGGGTCACTTTCCCCAAAAGCCAGTGATGCCAGGAGTGTTGATTATTGAGGCCATGGCTCAGTCCGCCGCCGCCTATGTGGCGTACACGGAAGGGCTAGATGTTGAAGGGAAAGTCGTATTGTTTATGGGGGTTGATAAAGCACGGTTTCGAAAGCCTGTTATTCCTGGTGATCAACTAAGAATTGCCGTGCGCACCTCCCAAAGACGGCCGCCAGTCTGGAAGTTTGAAGGGGTCGCGACAGTTGATGGAAAACGAGTGGCTGAGGCAAATTACTCCGCAATGTTGGCGCAAGCAATTTAA